The following are encoded together in the Nodosilinea sp. PGN35 genome:
- a CDS encoding formylglycine-generating enzyme family protein — MQSPILQPILQKRQGRNQYYDEVLATDTLPLHMMLIPAGTFLMGSLDDELGRSENESPQHEVILAQFFMAKHTITQAQWRAVSAMPPVNREMNPNPSGFKGDLRPVENMSWYDAVEFCDRLTHFTNRQYRLPTEAEWEYACRAGTDSPFHFGTTITTDIANYCGQDQVIGKIQYSGSYGDGPKGVFREETTPVDQFEGANAFGLCNMHGNVFEWCQDHWNNNYEGCPIDGTAYLTDNSNAPRVARGGSWFYDPRFCRSASRISFEPNNVGFSLGFRVCCSAPVVG; from the coding sequence ATGCAGTCGCCGATTTTACAGCCCATCCTACAAAAGCGCCAAGGACGTAACCAGTACTACGACGAGGTACTGGCCACTGATACTTTACCCCTGCACATGATGCTCATCCCAGCAGGCACATTCCTTATGGGCTCACTAGATGATGAACTAGGACGCAGCGAGAATGAAAGCCCTCAGCACGAGGTAATACTTGCCCAATTTTTTATGGCCAAGCATACTATCACCCAAGCACAGTGGCGGGCTGTCTCTGCGATGCCTCCAGTAAACCGGGAGATGAACCCTAATCCTTCTGGCTTCAAAGGAGATTTGCGACCTGTCGAGAACATGTCTTGGTATGATGCTGTGGAGTTTTGTGATAGGCTAACCCACTTCACCAATCGACAATATCGCTTACCCACTGAGGCTGAATGGGAGTACGCTTGCCGAGCAGGCACAGACAGCCCTTTCCACTTTGGCACAACGATTACTACAGACATTGCCAACTACTGTGGCCAAGATCAAGTCATTGGCAAAATTCAATACTCAGGCTCCTATGGCGACGGCCCCAAGGGTGTCTTTCGAGAAGAAACAACTCCTGTCGATCAATTTGAAGGGGCTAACGCTTTTGGCCTGTGTAACATGCATGGCAACGTGTTTGAGTGGTGCCAAGACCACTGGAACAACAACTACGAGGGTTGTCCCATTGATGGTACGGCTTACTTAACCGATAATAGTAACGCTCCTCGGGTAGCGCGTGGAGGCTCCTGGTTTTACGATCCAAGATTTTGCCGTTCTGCCTCGCGCATTAGTTTTGAACCAAATAATGTCGGTTTCAGCCTTGGCTTTCGGGTGTGTTGCTCAGCTCCTGTAGTAGGCTAA
- a CDS encoding Uma2 family endonuclease — MVSAQDRHRLTPQEYFEWEAQQELRYEYFDGEVFAMAGGSLPHADIALNVASLLKAQLQGRCKVRNSDAKVGITEDGPFVYPDVSVSCDERDRTAQKFSRYPYLIVEVVSPGTEAYDRGGKFTLYRRLESLKEYVLIGSEAKTVEVFRRNSDGSWAFIPYGPGETIELASLGIRVPMESIYEDVVLDKDDSGTGI, encoded by the coding sequence ATGGTTTCTGCCCAAGACCGCCATCGCCTCACGCCGCAAGAGTACTTTGAGTGGGAAGCCCAGCAAGAGCTGCGGTACGAGTACTTTGACGGCGAAGTTTTTGCTATGGCTGGGGGCTCTCTGCCCCATGCCGATATTGCTCTGAATGTGGCTAGCCTTCTGAAGGCACAGTTGCAAGGGCGCTGCAAGGTGCGAAACTCTGATGCGAAGGTCGGCATTACCGAGGATGGCCCGTTTGTTTACCCAGATGTGAGTGTGAGCTGTGATGAGCGAGACCGCACGGCGCAAAAGTTTTCTCGATATCCTTACTTGATTGTGGAGGTGGTCTCGCCAGGGACGGAGGCCTATGATCGGGGTGGAAAGTTTACGCTCTACCGTCGGTTAGAGAGTCTGAAGGAGTATGTTTTGATTGGCTCTGAGGCTAAAACGGTGGAGGTGTTTCGTCGGAATAGCGATGGCAGTTGGGCGTTTATTCCCTATGGGCCGGGTGAGACTATTGAGTTGGCAAGCTTAGGAATAAGGGTGCCAATGGAGTCAATTTATGAGGATGTGGTGTTAGATAAAGACGATAGCGGAACTGGTATCTGA
- a CDS encoding Uma2 family endonuclease produces MALSTSLALQTDTWVKAPWEDFVATMDTAPYDEGRGYFDNGYMRVEIAALGGGHARQNSVVSKVVSLFGMVRSVRLAEFTNGSFHKTGERGCQPDVAFYIGTDFRLPPQDNAPIDINVYGPPALAIEIGSSSFKDDLGAKRLLYERLGVSEYWVVNVAEQQVIAFAVAEGGSRQIRVSGVLPGLEMSLIEEVLHRSQTEDDTTLMGWLMKALT; encoded by the coding sequence ATGGCACTCTCTACTTCGCTAGCCCTACAGACCGATACCTGGGTCAAGGCCCCCTGGGAGGACTTCGTTGCCACCATGGACACCGCACCCTACGACGAAGGCCGAGGCTATTTCGATAACGGCTACATGAGGGTTGAGATAGCTGCTTTGGGTGGTGGGCATGCACGGCAAAACAGTGTGGTCTCTAAGGTGGTTAGTCTCTTTGGCATGGTGCGATCGGTGCGGCTAGCCGAGTTTACTAACGGCAGCTTTCACAAAACTGGAGAGCGGGGCTGCCAGCCCGATGTTGCCTTCTACATTGGGACAGACTTTCGGCTGCCACCCCAGGACAACGCCCCTATTGATATCAATGTCTACGGCCCGCCGGCCCTGGCGATTGAGATCGGCAGCAGCTCGTTCAAAGACGATCTGGGTGCCAAGCGACTGCTCTATGAGCGACTGGGGGTTAGCGAATACTGGGTGGTAAACGTGGCAGAGCAGCAGGTGATCGCCTTTGCTGTGGCTGAGGGGGGGAGCCGACAGATCCGAGTTTCGGGGGTGTTGCCAGGGCTGGAGATGTCGTTGATTGAAGAGGTGCTGCATCGCTCCCAGACCGAAGACGACACCACCCTCATGGGCTGGCTGATGAAAGCTTTGACTTAA
- a CDS encoding type II toxin-antitoxin system ParD family antitoxin, producing the protein MEIALTPEVEQYIQAKVSSGQYASASEVFLAGIKLLQDIEQTHQGRYHALREEINISIEASDRGDVVNAETVFDHLQERLNQRLNQLQ; encoded by the coding sequence ATGGAAATCGCCCTCACGCCAGAGGTTGAGCAATACATTCAAGCAAAGGTCAGCAGCGGCCAGTATGCCTCTGCCAGTGAGGTGTTCCTGGCGGGCATCAAGCTCCTGCAAGACATCGAGCAGACCCACCAAGGCCGCTACCATGCCCTGCGCGAAGAAATCAACATCAGCATTGAAGCTAGCGATCGCGGGGACGTGGTAAATGCCGAAACCGTATTTGACCACCTGCAAGAGCGCCTAAACCAGAGGCTCAACCAGCTCCAATGA
- the mobF gene encoding MobF family relaxase, whose protein sequence is MVQQDERVLEAHHQAVAKALEVLEERYAQTRISTEARRTKVTTGNIAAAVFTHSTSWEAEPQLHSHCVVMNATQLADGRWFGLSNEAAIANQKLLGQIYQNELAVALKQQGYQIEPKAHGQFELAGYSLGLLKAFSTRRQQILKLIEEWEATGSENNRAMRETATLVLRKRRPKKVDEGLLQRGWNALIQLKGLELPELPKGIAPLAESSSSATSIIDVRVTG, encoded by the coding sequence CTGGTACAGCAAGACGAGCGGGTGTTGGAGGCCCATCATCAGGCGGTAGCGAAAGCTTTGGAAGTTTTGGAAGAGCGCTATGCCCAGACCCGGATTTCAACCGAGGCCAGGCGGACGAAAGTGACGACAGGGAATATCGCCGCAGCGGTGTTTACCCATTCCACCAGTTGGGAGGCGGAGCCACAACTGCACAGCCATTGTGTGGTGATGAATGCGACGCAGTTGGCCGATGGGCGGTGGTTTGGTTTGAGCAATGAGGCAGCGATCGCAAACCAAAAGCTCCTGGGCCAGATTTACCAGAATGAACTGGCGGTCGCGCTGAAGCAGCAGGGCTATCAGATTGAGCCCAAGGCCCACGGGCAGTTTGAACTGGCCGGGTATTCGCTTGGATTACTCAAGGCGTTCTCTACCCGCAGGCAGCAGATTTTGAAGCTGATCGAGGAATGGGAGGCAACAGGGTCTGAGAATAATCGGGCGATGCGAGAGACGGCGACATTGGTATTGCGGAAGCGGAGGCCTAAGAAGGTGGACGAGGGGCTGTTGCAGCGGGGATGGAATGCCCTGATTCAGCTGAAGGGGTTGGAGCTGCCGGAGTTGCCCAAAGGCATCGCCCCGTTGGCTGAATCATCTTCATCGGCTACCTCAATAATTGACGTCAGGGTTACAGGATGA
- a CDS encoding DUF5996 family protein, translating to MPHLWPPLSLDDWQDTCTTLHLWTQIVGKIRLVQTPWINHSWHVSLYLTARGLTTGTISHDDQIFQIDFDFFDHQLHIVTSGGQEQKVALQPRTVADFYRAVMAALEELGVAVRIHTTPNEIPDAIPFEQDDTHGAYDAEVAQRFWRVLLQSDRVFREFRSHFCGKVSPVHFFWGSFDLAVTRFSGRSAPPHPGGVPNLPDDVAQEAYCQEVSSAGFWPGTGLGYPAFYAYAYPAPEGFKDATVQLEAAFFHEGLGEFVLPYEAVRKAADPDQALLRFLNSTYEAAAELAGWGVAGLKQTWFK from the coding sequence ATGCCGCATCTCTGGCCGCCGCTGAGTCTGGACGATTGGCAAGACACCTGCACCACCCTGCACCTGTGGACGCAGATTGTGGGCAAAATTCGCCTGGTGCAAACGCCATGGATTAACCACTCGTGGCATGTGTCGCTGTACCTGACGGCGCGGGGGCTGACGACGGGCACCATCTCCCACGACGACCAGATTTTTCAGATTGACTTCGACTTTTTTGACCACCAGCTGCACATCGTCACCAGTGGGGGGCAGGAGCAAAAGGTGGCGCTGCAACCGCGAACCGTGGCGGATTTTTACCGGGCAGTGATGGCGGCGCTGGAGGAGTTGGGGGTTGCCGTGCGCATCCACACCACGCCGAATGAAATTCCAGATGCGATCCCCTTCGAGCAGGATGACACCCACGGGGCCTACGATGCCGAGGTCGCCCAGCGGTTTTGGCGGGTGCTGTTGCAGTCTGATCGGGTATTTCGCGAGTTTCGCTCCCACTTTTGTGGCAAGGTTAGCCCGGTGCATTTTTTCTGGGGCAGTTTTGATCTGGCGGTGACGCGGTTTTCGGGGCGGTCTGCGCCGCCGCATCCGGGGGGTGTGCCCAACCTGCCGGACGATGTGGCCCAGGAGGCATACTGCCAGGAGGTCAGCAGTGCTGGGTTTTGGCCGGGTACTGGCCTGGGCTACCCGGCGTTTTATGCCTACGCCTACCCAGCACCGGAGGGGTTCAAAGACGCCACTGTGCAGCTGGAGGCGGCGTTTTTCCATGAAGGCTTGGGGGAGTTTGTTTTGCCTTACGAGGCGGTGCGCAAGGCGGCTGACCCTGACCAGGCGCTGCTGAGGTTTCTGAATAGCACCTATGAGGCCGCTGCGGAACTGGCGGGATGGGGTGTCGCTGGGCTAAAGCAGACCTGGTTTAAGTGA
- a CDS encoding SNF2-related protein yields the protein MESGEQLSLLRQIEDVQARPDLQLPAHDRFPHNHNRHTVKSVVFPDLLNSQRPLIISGYTSLSMVIEFLAECHQKLATDDNAFDTIQILIGNEPHPTQRTTFRLKDSNLVTEVQRYWLEERGISIFLCAKVIVAIELLRSGKVEARLSNQSRPLHAKIFRGDEAITLGSSNFSQSGLELQHEANSRYQREAEPERYQEACQIAESYWELGRDYQAELIELLELLLSVVTWQEALARACAELLEGDWAIRYTQGLQYSDEAALWPSQYQGIAHALWVIENVGSVLVADATGSGKTKTGANLIRSVMQKMWSTGRIKTEIPILLCPPSVEASWQEESRRCGENTLTCSHGLLSNTTEDKREDVLRLIRRAQVLAVDEAHRFLNLKSTRTRQLFNNIADHVLLFTATPINRGPLDLIAIVDLLGADNFDDDLLDTLSRIRRRRGEDIAQAELEKIQRAIQRFTVRRTKTMLNRMIEGNPEAFRNKHGVPCRYPKHVTDVYICDRNTATANQDRQLAAQIRETAAQLKGIQYVQKPIEVPDFYGGTHEQYLETRLSSAAALAMYYVMASLRSSRVRLIELIRGTEFAKTWGKISTRVKAQETGNVISCLQEKAGKPAQQTLDISMPEWLTDPKQHELASQEEIRLYERIEAVVTKCRMVEKRSKLKS from the coding sequence ATGGAATCTGGTGAACAACTCAGCCTGCTGCGTCAAATCGAAGACGTTCAGGCAAGACCTGATCTCCAACTGCCTGCCCACGATCGCTTCCCTCACAACCATAATCGCCACACTGTCAAGTCAGTCGTCTTTCCAGACCTGCTGAACTCCCAACGCCCCCTCATCATCAGCGGTTACACCTCCCTGAGCATGGTGATCGAGTTTCTGGCCGAATGCCACCAGAAGTTGGCAACCGACGATAACGCCTTCGATACCATCCAAATCCTGATCGGCAACGAGCCACATCCTACCCAGCGCACCACCTTTCGCCTCAAAGACAGCAACCTGGTTACCGAAGTCCAACGCTACTGGCTAGAAGAGCGAGGAATCTCCATTTTCCTCTGTGCCAAAGTGATTGTAGCCATCGAACTCCTCCGCAGCGGCAAGGTAGAAGCCCGACTCTCCAATCAATCCCGCCCTCTCCATGCCAAGATTTTCCGGGGAGATGAGGCCATTACCCTCGGGTCAAGCAACTTCAGCCAGTCCGGCTTAGAACTCCAACACGAGGCCAATAGCCGCTACCAGCGGGAAGCAGAGCCCGAGCGCTATCAAGAAGCCTGCCAGATCGCCGAGAGCTACTGGGAGCTAGGGCGAGACTACCAGGCAGAACTCATCGAACTGCTGGAACTGCTGTTGAGCGTCGTCACCTGGCAGGAAGCCCTAGCTAGAGCCTGTGCCGAACTGCTGGAAGGGGATTGGGCCATCCGGTATACCCAGGGACTGCAATACAGCGATGAAGCCGCCCTCTGGCCCTCTCAATACCAGGGAATTGCCCACGCCCTGTGGGTGATTGAGAACGTTGGTAGTGTCCTGGTTGCCGACGCCACCGGTTCTGGCAAAACTAAAACCGGTGCCAATCTAATTCGCAGCGTGATGCAGAAGATGTGGAGTACCGGTCGCATCAAGACGGAAATTCCCATCCTGCTGTGCCCGCCTAGCGTCGAAGCATCCTGGCAAGAAGAGTCTCGCCGCTGTGGAGAGAATACCCTCACCTGTTCCCATGGCCTATTGAGCAACACTACTGAAGACAAGCGAGAGGATGTCTTGCGCCTCATCCGCCGCGCCCAGGTTCTTGCTGTTGATGAAGCCCATCGCTTCTTAAACCTCAAATCCACCCGGACTCGACAGCTGTTCAACAATATTGCAGACCATGTGCTGCTGTTCACGGCTACCCCCATCAATCGCGGCCCCCTAGACTTAATTGCCATTGTTGATTTGCTAGGGGCCGACAACTTTGATGACGACTTGCTAGATACCCTCAGCCGGATTCGACGGCGGCGAGGGGAAGACATTGCCCAGGCCGAGCTAGAGAAAATCCAACGGGCCATTCAACGCTTTACGGTGCGGCGAACCAAAACGATGCTGAACCGAATGATTGAGGGCAATCCAGAGGCATTCAGAAATAAGCATGGGGTTCCCTGTCGCTATCCCAAGCACGTCACGGATGTCTATATCTGCGATCGCAATACCGCCACGGCCAATCAAGACCGCCAACTGGCCGCCCAAATCCGGGAAACCGCTGCTCAGCTCAAAGGCATCCAGTATGTTCAAAAACCCATAGAAGTACCCGATTTCTATGGCGGAACCCACGAACAATATCTGGAAACTCGGCTGAGCAGCGCCGCTGCCCTGGCCATGTATTACGTCATGGCGAGCCTGAGATCCTCCCGAGTCCGTCTGATTGAGTTGATTAGAGGGACGGAATTTGCCAAGACCTGGGGCAAGATTTCTACCAGGGTCAAAGCTCAAGAGACTGGCAATGTGATCAGCTGCCTACAGGAGAAAGCCGGTAAACCTGCCCAGCAAACTCTGGATATTTCAATGCCAGAGTGGCTGACCGATCCAAAGCAGCATGAGCTAGCTAGCCAGGAAGAAATTCGCCTGTATGAGCGCATCGAAGCGGTGGTCACCAAATGTCGGATGGTCGAGAAGCGGTCAAAGCTAAAAAGCTGA
- a CDS encoding helicase-related protein — MSDGREAVKAKKLTDLLKKHGIVIAFDKSLITLADIHDRLRQHPGCEVMIATGTSKTERDKANRACQLGSQRKGVILLCSDAMSEGINLQQASAVVNLDMPTVVRVAEQRIGRIDRMDSPHPQIEVFFPKDSEEFILSSDQRFVDRMRFSSEMLGANIPLPNELLTGELQLSDTITRLNEVIEADTPADQLLDVFTPVRSLVEGESALVQRDVYDRMRTSDARVIASVRALERKRISIVSARRPWVFFAIAGTEWGAPRWVYLDSPQAKPVTDLEEVSQHLRNVLTDDVDNLPKDKLEQAARVLQDFLQQLRQTEVLLLPRRKQRALEEMKFILGEYLERANLQGDSDRANFIRQLLKLLQPNSQEPVDPGSLAERWLDLIRPIWYDCLKQQRRRHGPLRLKDIRQELLDRPLVTQDLKKAFTDIDLGYLKPLDERIVAAIVGVAS, encoded by the coding sequence ATGTCGGATGGTCGAGAAGCGGTCAAAGCTAAAAAGCTGACGGACTTATTGAAAAAACACGGCATCGTCATCGCCTTTGACAAAAGCCTGATTACCCTGGCGGACATCCACGATCGCCTGCGTCAGCACCCAGGTTGTGAGGTGATGATCGCGACGGGCACCAGCAAAACGGAAAGAGACAAGGCTAACCGGGCCTGCCAACTGGGGTCTCAGCGAAAAGGCGTGATTCTGCTCTGCTCCGATGCCATGTCAGAGGGCATCAACCTGCAACAGGCGTCGGCAGTGGTCAACCTCGATATGCCCACCGTTGTGCGGGTAGCTGAACAACGGATTGGGCGCATTGACCGCATGGACAGCCCCCATCCTCAAATTGAGGTGTTCTTTCCAAAGGACAGCGAAGAGTTCATTTTGTCTTCCGACCAGCGGTTTGTGGACCGGATGAGATTTTCCTCGGAGATGCTGGGAGCCAATATTCCTCTGCCGAATGAACTGTTAACGGGGGAACTACAGCTATCGGACACCATCACCCGCTTAAACGAGGTGATTGAAGCTGACACTCCGGCAGACCAGCTGCTGGATGTGTTTACCCCAGTGCGATCGCTGGTTGAAGGCGAATCAGCCCTGGTGCAGCGAGATGTTTACGACCGAATGCGAACCAGCGATGCGCGGGTAATTGCCTCGGTGCGGGCACTGGAACGCAAGCGAATTAGCATTGTATCGGCCCGCCGCCCCTGGGTATTTTTCGCAATCGCAGGGACTGAATGGGGTGCCCCTCGCTGGGTCTACCTGGATAGCCCCCAGGCCAAACCCGTCACGGATCTGGAGGAGGTCAGCCAGCACCTCCGGAATGTGCTGACCGATGACGTTGATAATTTACCCAAAGACAAGCTAGAACAGGCGGCCAGGGTTCTCCAAGACTTCCTGCAACAGCTTCGCCAGACCGAGGTTTTGCTCCTGCCTCGGCGGAAACAACGGGCGCTAGAGGAAATGAAGTTCATCTTGGGAGAATACCTGGAGCGGGCTAATCTCCAGGGGGATAGCGATCGCGCCAATTTCATCCGGCAGCTCTTAAAACTTCTACAGCCCAACTCCCAGGAACCCGTAGACCCCGGTAGCTTAGCCGAACGCTGGCTCGACCTGATTCGTCCCATCTGGTATGACTGCCTCAAACAGCAACGGCGGCGGCATGGCCCCCTCAGGTTGAAAGATATCCGTCAAGAACTGCTGGATAGACCACTGGTGACCCAAGACTTAAAAAAGGCTTTCACAGACATCGATTTGGGATACCTCAAGCCCCTGGACGAGCGAATTGTCGCGGCGATCGTTGGCGTTGCCTCATGA
- a CDS encoding toprim domain-containing protein: MDRLHERGLIFNAVFLRHELQAQTWSRGEVIGASLRGTWGEANHFHGLAPGSARDRGWFWIGTGQGPVSRVLLAESPIDTMSLAVLDRAQRGPEEGVSIYLSTDGSGWVPVETLKTVLRSGGLVAAAFDADVAGETMAWRVAQQVPGIERLTPNQGKDWNEVLVNPEGGGDGWQQSRSELGQLWRWHWAAVALGRPEGYLSRITEVAREVAKGQSLSEKAIAAMQRDLGSRPRAVVKKTVDVEM, translated from the coding sequence GTGGATCGGCTCCATGAGCGGGGCTTGATCTTTAATGCCGTATTTCTGCGCCACGAGTTGCAGGCCCAAACCTGGAGTCGGGGTGAGGTCATTGGGGCCAGTTTGAGAGGAACATGGGGAGAGGCGAATCATTTTCACGGGTTAGCACCGGGCTCGGCCAGAGACCGGGGGTGGTTTTGGATTGGTACGGGGCAGGGGCCAGTTAGTCGTGTACTGCTGGCAGAGTCGCCGATCGATACGATGTCGCTAGCGGTGCTGGATCGGGCGCAGCGAGGGCCGGAGGAAGGGGTATCGATTTACCTCTCGACGGATGGCTCCGGATGGGTGCCAGTTGAGACACTGAAGACGGTGCTACGGAGTGGGGGGCTGGTAGCAGCGGCGTTTGATGCCGATGTGGCGGGGGAGACCATGGCCTGGCGGGTGGCTCAGCAGGTGCCGGGGATTGAGCGACTGACGCCGAACCAGGGCAAGGACTGGAATGAGGTGTTGGTCAATCCAGAGGGGGGCGGCGATGGATGGCAGCAGAGTCGCTCAGAGTTGGGTCAACTCTGGCGGTGGCATTGGGCAGCCGTGGCGCTGGGGAGACCAGAGGGCTATTTGAGCCGGATAACCGAGGTGGCAAGGGAAGTAGCGAAAGGACAGTCACTGTCGGAGAAGGCGATCGCGGCTATGCAGCGAGATTTAGGGAGTAGGCCAAGGGCGGTAGTCAAGAAGACTGTAGACGTTGAGATGTAG